In Carassius gibelio isolate Cgi1373 ecotype wild population from Czech Republic chromosome B20, carGib1.2-hapl.c, whole genome shotgun sequence, the following are encoded in one genomic region:
- the si:ch211-57i17.5 gene encoding usherin, giving the protein MVHAEEVIESKVMEEHRSAEGEGDLVTVSGLDTQNPLQRSVSQLIDQKDEEAWEPHFRRLDSGLFEGEEFVDTIKGFSTVRKEHTMFTDTNF; this is encoded by the exons ATGGTGCACGCGGAG GAGGTGATTGAGAGTAAAGTGATGGAGGAGCATCGTTCTGCTGAGGGTGAGGGGGATTTGGTGACCGTCTCAGGTTTGGACACACAAAACCCTTTACAGCGCAGCGTCAGCCAACTCATCGACCAGAAAGATGAGGAAGCATGGGAGCCGCACTTCAGACGCCTCGACAGCGGCCTG TTTGAAGGGGAGGAGTTTGTGGACACCATCAAAGGTTTCAGCACAGTAAGGAAGGAACACACCATGTTCACCGACACCAACTTTTGA
- the LOC127983937 gene encoding estrogen-related receptor gamma: protein MQSQKRSEEKQTSVITVTHYRRKEERHLVFFSGYVFIISCLMDLVQFFHPESFFFPSEQNNFLDMMSIDGHCPAYIKTEPSSPSSLSDSLTQHSPGASSDAGSSYSSVAKGKPTGLDSPASFPAAEADLRPPGAPCRQLEETQEKRGYGLSSGPKRLCLVCGDVASGFHYGVASCEACKAFFKRTIQGNIEYSCSVSRDCEITKRRRKSCQACRFTKCLSVGMLREGVRLDRLRGGRQKYKRRIDSDSSVFFSVQQPHRKQPSCSTQGENKVVTLLLGAEPEKLCAMPDPALPDSDIKALTTLCDLADRELVLNISWAKHIPGFSSLCLSDQMSLLQSAWMEILILRVAFRSLPCEDKLVFAEDYIMDAEQAKSAGLLELHKAILQLVRRYRSMRLEREEFVTLKAIALANSDSMHIEDVEAVQGLQDSLHEALLDYECVHHGEDPRRTGKLIMTLPLLRQTSAKAVRHFCSIRQDGRVPMHKLFLELLEANI from the exons ATGCAGTCGCAGAAACGCAGTGAGGAGAAACAGACGAGCGTTATTACAGTAACACATTACAGACGAAAAGAAGAGCGACATTTAGTATTTTTCTCAGGTTATGTTTTCATTATTAGCTGTCTAATGGATCTAGTGCAGTTTTTTCACCCGGaatcttttttctttccttctgaACAGAACAa CTTTCTGGACATGATGTCGATCGATGGACACTGTCCTGCCTACATCAAGACGGAGCCATCGAGTCCTTCCTCCCTGTCGGACAGTCTGACGCAGCACAGTCCCGGAGCGTCGTCGGACGCCGGGAGCAGCTACAGTTCAGTAGCTAAAGGCAAGCCAACAGGTCTGGACTCTCCCGCTTCATTCCCTGCGGCGGAGGCGGATCTTAGGCCCCCCGGCGCCCCCTGCAGGCAGCTGGAGGAAACACAGGAGAAGAGAGGATACGGGCTGAGCTCGGGCCCCAAACGCCTGTGTCTGGTGTGTGGAGACGTTGCGTCTGGTTTTCACTATGGAGTGGCTTCCTGCGAGGCCTGCAAAGCATTCTTCAAACGCACTATTCAAG GAAACATCGAGTACAGTTGCTCAGTCAGCAGAGACTGTGAGATCACTAAAAGAAGGAGGAAGTCCTGTCAGGCCTGCCGCTTCACTAAGTGTCTGTCTGTGGGGATGCTGCGAGAAG GTGTGCGTTTGGACCGGCTGCGAGGAGGACGGCAGAAATATAAGAGGAGAATCGACTCTGACTCCAGCGTCTTCTTCAGTGTACAGCAACCTCACAGAAAACAAC CGTCCTGCAGCACTCAGGGGGAGAATAAGGTGGTGACCCTGCTGTTGGGGGCGGAGCCAGAGAAGCTGTGTGCCATGCCTGACCCCGCCCTCCCTGACAGTGACATCAAAGCCCTAACGACCTTGTGTGACCTCGCCGACAGAGAGCTGGTGCTCAACATCAGCTGGGCCAAACACATACCAG GTTTCTCCAGCCTCTGTCTGTCCGATCAGATGAGTCTCCTGCAGAGCGCGTGGATGGAGATCCTCATCCTGCGTGTGGCTTTCCGCTCGCTGCCCTGCGAGGACAAACTAGTGTTTGCAGAGGATTACATCATGGATGCTGAACAGGCCAAATCAGCAGGTCTGCTGGAGCTCCACAAGGCCATATTACAGCTGGTGCGCAGGTACAGGTCCATGAGGCTGGAGAGAGAAGAGTTTGTCACTCTGAAAGCCATCGCTCTCGCAAACTCAG ACTCGATGCATATAGAAGATGTGGAGGCCGTTCAGGGTCTGCAGGACTCCCTCCATGAAGCTCTTCTGGATTATGAGTGTGTCCATCATGGGGAAGACCCTCGACGGACGGGGAAACTGATCATGACCCTTCCGCTCCTCCGCCAGACCTCGGCCAAAGCCGTGCGGCACTTCTGCAGCATCAGGCAGGACGGACGCGTCCCCATGCACAAACTCTTCCTGGAACTTCTGGAGGCAAATATCTGA